In Amycolatopsis solani, a single window of DNA contains:
- a CDS encoding fasciclin domain-containing protein: MRNLRIAGIGLAAAAALTLTACSGSDTASSGSSSAPAPSSSMAAPSSSAAAAGDGMTTNADVFGPACSQLPQGSAPGSLDSMGPQPVASAASTNPLLTKLVAAVKATNLVDTLNSAPSITVFAPADPAFAALGDAKFNELAGKPAELSPILQYHVVGKRYDAKGLAAAGSLDTLNAAGGQLKIEGSGENMTVNGAKILCGNIPTKNATVFVIDKVLTPGTNK, from the coding sequence GTGCGTAACCTTCGTATTGCCGGTATCGGCCTGGCCGCGGCCGCCGCGCTGACCCTGACCGCGTGCAGCGGCAGCGACACCGCGTCCTCGGGCAGCTCCAGCGCCCCCGCCCCGTCCTCGTCGATGGCCGCCCCGTCCTCCAGCGCCGCCGCGGCCGGGGACGGGATGACCACCAACGCCGACGTGTTCGGCCCGGCGTGTTCGCAGCTGCCGCAGGGGTCCGCGCCGGGTTCGCTGGACTCGATGGGCCCGCAGCCGGTCGCCTCGGCCGCGTCGACGAACCCGCTGCTGACCAAGCTGGTGGCGGCGGTCAAGGCCACCAACCTGGTGGACACGCTCAACAGCGCGCCGTCGATCACGGTGTTCGCCCCGGCCGACCCGGCCTTCGCCGCCCTCGGTGACGCGAAGTTCAACGAGCTGGCGGGCAAGCCGGCCGAGCTGTCGCCGATCCTGCAGTACCACGTCGTCGGCAAGCGCTACGACGCCAAGGGCCTCGCGGCCGCCGGCTCGCTCGACACCCTCAACGCGGCCGGTGGGCAGCTGAAGATCGAGGGTTCCGGGGAGAACATGACGGTCAACGGCGCGAAGATCCTGTGCGGGAACATCCCCACGAAGAACGCCACCGTCTTCGTGATCGACAAGGTCCTCACCCCCGGCACCAACAAGTAA
- a CDS encoding 2,3-dihydroxyphenylpropionate 1,2-dioxygenase, with the protein MAELIGFAGMSHSPFATLLPPPAEGGPGAKFLADAAVVRRAVQALAPDAIVVLGPDHFHGNFYDVMPPFVLGVEHAAGFGDFGSTEGPLPVAGELAWSVHNGLTDAGFDVSLSYSLTVDHGIVQTYEMLTGGTTLPMVPLVVNTAAPPLPSPRRCVALGRALGAAVAAADFPGRVLLAASGGLSHWLPSNDPREVAGERRESLIHGRANVHAFAAAREPRVRAMGGDPAARVNTEWDRWFLDRLRAGDPESVAALGHEKLEALAGSGGHEVRCWLIGQAAAGTPLTWTSYEPVPEWITGMGIGTTFPVG; encoded by the coding sequence ATGGCCGAGCTCATCGGGTTCGCCGGCATGTCGCACAGCCCGTTCGCGACGCTGCTGCCACCCCCTGCCGAGGGCGGCCCCGGCGCGAAGTTCCTCGCCGACGCCGCCGTCGTGCGCCGCGCGGTGCAAGCGCTGGCGCCGGACGCGATCGTCGTGCTCGGCCCGGACCACTTCCACGGCAACTTCTACGACGTGATGCCGCCGTTCGTCCTCGGCGTCGAGCACGCGGCCGGGTTCGGGGACTTCGGCAGCACCGAGGGCCCGCTGCCGGTGGCGGGCGAGCTCGCCTGGTCCGTCCACAACGGACTGACCGACGCCGGCTTCGACGTTTCGCTGTCGTACTCGCTCACGGTGGACCACGGCATCGTCCAGACCTACGAGATGCTCACCGGCGGCACCACGCTGCCGATGGTCCCGCTGGTGGTCAACACCGCGGCCCCGCCGCTCCCGTCGCCGCGGCGCTGCGTCGCACTGGGCCGGGCACTGGGCGCGGCCGTGGCCGCGGCCGACTTCCCGGGCCGCGTCCTGCTGGCGGCGAGCGGCGGCCTGTCCCACTGGCTCCCGTCCAACGACCCGCGCGAGGTGGCGGGCGAGCGCCGCGAGTCCCTGATCCACGGCCGCGCGAACGTCCACGCCTTCGCGGCGGCCCGCGAACCCCGCGTCCGCGCGATGGGCGGCGACCCGGCCGCCCGGGTGAACACGGAGTGGGACCGGTGGTTCCTCGACCGCCTTCGCGCGGGCGACCCGGAGTCGGTGGCCGCACTGGGCCACGAGAAGCTGGAAGCACTGGCGGGCAGCGGCGGCCACGAGGTCCGCTGCTGGCTGATCGGCCAGGCCGCGGCGGGCACCCCGCTGACGTGGACCAGCTACGAGCCGGTGCCGGAGTGGATCACCGGCATGGGCATCGGCACCACGTTCCCGGTCGGCTGA
- a CDS encoding SMP-30/gluconolactonase/LRE family protein: protein MGRTAARQPAVVLDGFSYLECPRWHDGRLWVSDFYTEKVVAIDGRGGAEVVAEVPGQPSGLGFLPDGRLLIVSMRDHRVLVRDESGKLSEHADLSGVVSGVLNDMVVDDRGRAWVGNFGFDLMGGAPLRYTTLTRVDPDGSVSVAAEDLGFPNGMVVLPGGVLVVAETFAGRLTAFDIGDDGELSGRRVWAQFGETPRTEDVGEAVQALEVAPDGICADAEGAIWVADAVHNRVLRVAEGGEVLDEIDAGTGVFACMLGGDDGRTLFLCAAPSFAEHERRPVREAQLLAVDVEVPHAGLP, encoded by the coding sequence ATGGGACGAACCGCTGCCAGGCAGCCGGCCGTGGTGCTCGACGGCTTCTCCTACCTGGAGTGTCCGCGGTGGCACGACGGCCGGTTGTGGGTGTCGGACTTCTACACCGAGAAGGTCGTGGCGATCGACGGCCGCGGCGGTGCCGAGGTCGTCGCCGAAGTGCCCGGGCAGCCCTCGGGCCTCGGGTTCCTGCCCGACGGGCGCCTGCTCATCGTGTCCATGCGGGACCACCGCGTCCTGGTGCGCGACGAGTCCGGCAAGCTTTCGGAGCACGCCGATCTGTCCGGTGTGGTGTCCGGGGTGCTCAACGACATGGTCGTCGACGACCGCGGCCGGGCCTGGGTGGGCAACTTCGGCTTCGACCTCATGGGCGGCGCGCCCTTGCGCTACACCACGCTGACCCGCGTCGACCCCGACGGGAGCGTCTCCGTCGCCGCCGAAGACCTCGGGTTCCCCAACGGCATGGTGGTCCTGCCCGGCGGCGTGCTGGTCGTCGCCGAGACCTTCGCCGGGCGGCTGACAGCCTTCGACATCGGCGACGACGGGGAACTGAGCGGACGGCGCGTGTGGGCGCAGTTCGGGGAAACCCCGCGGACCGAAGACGTCGGAGAAGCGGTGCAGGCCCTCGAAGTGGCCCCGGACGGCATCTGCGCCGACGCCGAGGGCGCGATCTGGGTGGCGGACGCCGTCCACAACCGCGTGCTGCGGGTGGCCGAGGGCGGCGAGGTCCTCGACGAGATCGACGCCGGCACCGGGGTTTTCGCCTGCATGCTCGGCGGTGACGACGGGCGCACGCTGTTCCTCTGCGCGGCGCCGTCCTTCGCCGAGCACGAACGCCGTCCGGTCCGCGAGGCCCAGCTGCTCGCGGTCGACGTCGAGGTCCCGCACGCCGGCCTGCCCTGA
- a CDS encoding LLM class flavin-dependent oxidoreductase, which yields MDVSCAFPTALDSPDHIAVAEELGYARAWVYDTPQQSPDVWMTLALAAERTSRIGLGPGVLVPSLRHPMVNAAATATLAALAPGRVAVSFGTGFTGRRAMGYRAITWSFMESYIRAYRGLLQGDVVEWEGARMRMLHPAGHAPARPVDVPVLIGALGPKGHQVAKALGDGLYVTLQLPKFATEYSWVPYLVWGTVLDEDEGTDTEHARQAAGPGWALAYHGAYEFGGPEAVRELPGGAEWLAVVERTPPERRHLTVHTGHCVELGEADEAAWRAGGHTMLRDVTMTGTREQLRQRLAEVAGKGVTEIVFQPTGPDVRGELERFLEAAKR from the coding sequence ATGGACGTCTCGTGCGCTTTCCCGACCGCGCTGGATTCGCCGGACCACATCGCCGTCGCCGAAGAACTGGGCTACGCGCGGGCGTGGGTCTACGACACCCCGCAGCAGAGCCCCGACGTGTGGATGACCCTCGCGCTGGCCGCCGAGCGGACCAGCCGGATCGGGCTCGGCCCCGGCGTGCTGGTGCCCAGCCTGCGCCACCCGATGGTCAACGCGGCGGCGACCGCCACCCTCGCCGCGCTGGCGCCCGGCCGCGTCGCGGTCTCCTTCGGCACCGGGTTCACCGGCCGCCGCGCCATGGGCTACCGCGCGATCACCTGGTCGTTCATGGAGTCCTACATCCGGGCCTACCGCGGTCTCCTCCAAGGCGACGTCGTCGAGTGGGAAGGGGCGCGGATGCGGATGCTGCACCCCGCCGGGCACGCCCCCGCCCGGCCCGTCGACGTCCCCGTCCTGATCGGCGCGCTGGGGCCGAAGGGGCACCAGGTGGCCAAAGCACTCGGCGACGGGCTGTACGTGACGTTGCAGCTGCCCAAGTTCGCGACCGAGTACTCGTGGGTGCCGTACCTGGTGTGGGGCACGGTGCTCGACGAAGACGAGGGCACGGACACCGAGCACGCGCGCCAGGCGGCCGGGCCCGGGTGGGCGCTGGCCTACCACGGCGCCTACGAGTTCGGCGGGCCCGAGGCCGTGCGCGAACTCCCGGGCGGCGCGGAGTGGCTGGCGGTGGTGGAGCGGACCCCGCCGGAGCGGCGGCACCTCACTGTCCACACCGGACACTGCGTGGAACTGGGCGAGGCCGACGAGGCGGCGTGGCGGGCCGGCGGCCACACGATGCTGCGGGACGTGACCATGACCGGCACCCGCGAGCAGCTCCGGCAGCGGCTGGCCGAAGTGGCCGGCAAGGGCGTCACCGAGATCGTGTTCCAGCCGACCGGGCCCGACGTCCGGGGCGAGCTCGAGCGGTTCCTCGAAGCCGCGAAGCGCTGA
- a CDS encoding TetR family transcriptional regulator codes for MPAKERRRGGGRYPAAAATELTTALGPETVSGEFWGEQTPPVPRALLSAAVQCFARQGFHATTTRDITSVIGLSPGSLYVHFASKEAVLFHIARTGHERALAALEAQHDDGDPARHLRRLVAAHVAWHARHHTVARVCQYELAALAPAHLAEVLDLRRRFSAVVRTAVERGAGEGVFDVPDVGRAVRAILSLGVDLVRWYRLDGTDSPEALGESYAELAARMLITREPGSVPTMAAFEVGETVRITGKTMTGNVGTVVHFDDKRDKYLVRIDATTQNYFPPGELEKFSG; via the coding sequence ATGCCAGCGAAGGAGCGCCGTCGCGGCGGCGGGCGGTACCCGGCGGCGGCCGCGACGGAGCTGACGACCGCCCTCGGCCCGGAAACGGTGTCCGGCGAGTTCTGGGGAGAGCAGACGCCGCCGGTGCCCCGCGCGCTGCTGTCCGCGGCCGTGCAGTGCTTCGCCCGCCAGGGTTTCCACGCCACGACCACCCGCGACATCACGTCCGTCATCGGCCTCAGCCCCGGCTCGCTGTACGTCCACTTCGCCTCGAAGGAGGCCGTGCTGTTCCACATCGCACGGACCGGCCACGAGCGCGCCCTCGCGGCACTGGAGGCGCAGCACGACGACGGCGACCCCGCGCGGCACCTCCGGCGCCTGGTGGCCGCGCACGTGGCGTGGCACGCGCGCCACCACACCGTGGCGCGGGTCTGCCAGTACGAACTGGCGGCGCTCGCCCCGGCGCACCTGGCCGAGGTCCTCGACCTCCGCCGCCGGTTCTCCGCGGTGGTCCGGACCGCGGTGGAACGCGGCGCCGGTGAAGGCGTTTTCGACGTGCCCGACGTCGGCCGGGCGGTGCGCGCGATCCTGTCGCTCGGCGTCGACCTGGTGCGCTGGTACCGCCTCGACGGCACGGACTCCCCCGAAGCCCTCGGCGAGTCCTACGCGGAGCTGGCCGCCCGGATGCTGATCACCCGCGAGCCCGGTAGCGTGCCCACCATGGCTGCGTTCGAGGTGGGCGAGACGGTACGGATCACCGGCAAGACGATGACGGGCAACGTCGGCACGGTCGTGCACTTCGACGACAAGCGGGACAAGTACCTGGTGCGCATCGACGCGACCACCCAGAACTACTTCCCGCCGGGCGAACTGGAGAAGTTTTCCGGCTGA
- a CDS encoding STAS domain-containing protein has protein sequence MSIPLQPERLRIVRPEKTKDGVVVLALSGELDAGTTPKLSSALVQMLDSGPETLVLDLSGLSFMSVAGGRSIRLTHDAAGATRLRVVTGSCRTVDLVLHATGLAAVLDCYPTRSEALTAGSRKQFLSDAEACWNLDR, from the coding sequence ATGAGCATTCCGTTGCAGCCGGAGCGCCTCAGGATCGTGCGCCCGGAAAAGACCAAGGACGGCGTCGTGGTGCTCGCCTTGTCGGGCGAGCTGGACGCCGGGACGACCCCGAAGCTCAGCAGCGCGCTCGTGCAGATGCTCGATTCCGGTCCCGAGACGCTGGTCCTCGACCTGTCGGGCCTGTCGTTCATGTCGGTGGCGGGCGGCCGCTCGATCCGCCTGACCCACGACGCGGCCGGCGCGACGCGCCTGCGGGTGGTGACGGGCAGCTGCCGCACGGTGGACCTCGTGCTCCACGCGACCGGCCTCGCCGCGGTCCTGGACTGCTACCCGACCCGTTCGGAGGCGCTCACGGCGGGCAGCCGCAAGCAGTTCCTCAGCGACGCGGAGGCCTGCTGGAACCTCGACCGCTGA
- a CDS encoding molybdopterin-dependent oxidoreductase, with the protein MAATKVTSPPDSPSPPQRTRLRFFAAAFSGVLALVAALAAGHLVAGFISVNASPYLAVGNGAIDLTPVELKDFAVRTFGTYDKLVLLGSMAVVMVGVAALAGVLSRRSPVPGTVVIALFGLVGAVAVFERPDLSAVALLAPAASLVVGITVFLLLHRIAPRVWRDTGGEKTGTSRRVFLLGGAGVVVGAGAAGLGGQLISSARDATASREAVGKLIPARTAPTIPADADFSKLGTPPFLTPNDKFYRVDTALSVPQVRTEDWSLRLHGMVDREIRYSYGDIRNRPLVERTVTMTCVSNEVGGDYVSTANFIGVDLADLLAEAGVRSGAEQLFCTSVDGWTSGTPVAAATDRGRGAMLAIGMNGEPLPLEHGFPARLVTPGLYGYVSATKWVVDIEVTTWAARQAYWLKRSWAREAPIKTESRIDSHRGFANVQKGKVRVAGVAWAQHTGIEKVEVRIDQGPWQATTLSQEVNLNTWRMWWTEVDLPAGVHQVFCRATDKSGYTQTDQRAGTVPDGATGWHNVTFTAA; encoded by the coding sequence ATGGCCGCAACCAAGGTGACGTCCCCGCCCGACAGCCCCAGCCCGCCGCAGCGGACGCGGCTGCGGTTCTTCGCCGCCGCGTTCAGCGGGGTGCTGGCGCTGGTCGCCGCGTTGGCGGCCGGGCACCTCGTGGCCGGGTTCATCAGCGTCAACGCCTCCCCCTACCTCGCCGTGGGCAACGGCGCCATCGACCTCACCCCCGTCGAACTCAAGGACTTCGCCGTCCGCACGTTCGGGACTTACGACAAGCTGGTGCTGCTGGGCAGCATGGCCGTGGTCATGGTGGGCGTCGCCGCGCTCGCGGGAGTCCTTTCGCGACGGTCACCGGTCCCGGGGACCGTGGTCATCGCGCTGTTCGGTCTCGTGGGCGCGGTCGCGGTGTTCGAGCGGCCCGATCTGAGTGCGGTGGCGCTGCTCGCGCCGGCCGCCAGCTTGGTCGTCGGCATCACGGTGTTCCTGCTCCTGCACCGGATCGCGCCGCGGGTGTGGCGGGACACCGGCGGGGAGAAGACCGGCACCTCGAGGCGGGTGTTCCTGCTCGGCGGCGCCGGAGTCGTCGTCGGCGCGGGCGCGGCGGGGCTGGGCGGCCAGCTGATCAGCTCCGCCCGCGACGCGACGGCGTCGCGGGAGGCGGTCGGCAAGTTGATCCCGGCGCGCACCGCGCCGACGATCCCCGCCGACGCGGACTTCTCGAAGCTGGGCACCCCGCCGTTCCTCACCCCGAACGACAAGTTCTACCGCGTCGACACCGCGTTGTCGGTGCCGCAGGTCCGCACCGAAGACTGGAGCCTGCGCCTGCACGGCATGGTCGACCGCGAAATCCGCTACAGCTACGGCGACATCCGCAATCGGCCGCTGGTCGAACGGACCGTCACCATGACGTGCGTGTCGAACGAGGTCGGCGGCGACTACGTCTCGACGGCCAACTTCATCGGCGTGGACCTGGCCGACCTGCTCGCCGAAGCCGGGGTGCGCTCCGGTGCCGAGCAGCTGTTCTGCACCAGCGTCGACGGCTGGACCTCCGGCACACCGGTCGCGGCGGCCACCGACCGTGGTCGGGGGGCGATGCTGGCGATCGGGATGAACGGTGAGCCGTTGCCGCTGGAACACGGTTTCCCCGCCCGGCTGGTCACCCCCGGACTGTATGGGTATGTGTCGGCGACGAAATGGGTCGTGGACATCGAGGTCACCACCTGGGCCGCGCGCCAAGCGTACTGGCTCAAACGCAGCTGGGCCCGCGAGGCCCCGATCAAAACCGAATCACGCATCGATTCCCACCGCGGCTTCGCCAACGTCCAGAAAGGGAAGGTGCGCGTCGCCGGGGTCGCGTGGGCGCAGCACACCGGGATCGAGAAGGTCGAGGTCCGCATCGACCAGGGCCCGTGGCAGGCCACCACACTCTCCCAAGAGGTCAACCTGAACACGTGGCGGATGTGGTGGACCGAAGTGGACCTCCCCGCGGGGGTGCATCAGGTGTTCTGCCGGGCCACCGACAAGTCCGGCTACACCCAGACCGACCAGCGGGCGGGCACCGTCCCCGACGGGGCGACCGGCTGGCACAACGTCACCTTCACCGCCGCCTAG
- a CDS encoding DUF6351 family protein: MVAVLTTPVLLLGTATAVAATGTPPGRQLTIETVSNPRPALVSGGQVLVKVVAPAGKVAVSENGHDVTSGFRAQPDGSLLGLVTGLRDGVNTLSARTSGPGPDRRADLRVTNHPSTGPVFSGAQQQPFYCETQAFGLPTATQPLCSAPTQVSYQYRTTAGAFAPLADPATRPADLATATVGGRAVPYVVRVERGTIDRAVYELAALYDGAPSPVAPEPGWNGKLVYTFGGGCNAGYHQGASTGGVVNDLFLAQGYAVASSTLNVLDNNCSPIISAEAAMMVKEHFIETYGPVAHTIGWGGSGGAIQQYDIAENYPGIVDGIIPGVSFPDPLTVGGPVSDCRLLNRYFAGPGASFTAAQKQAVAGFASYDTCVSWDQTFASRATATGSCNAAIPVAARWDPVTNPGGVKCNSNEQLVNQIGRDPKTGFVRSPLDTTGVQYGLAALKSGTITPAQFADLNASIGGLDYTGKPVTQRTAADPKALAAAYADGIVNSASQGLRETPIIDQRTDLDFAGFGNDIHTTEWSYVLRQRLLRANGTAANQVIIENHPTAAEAAAASAYELGAMDRWLTAIDADRSHRSRQQKVLANRPADLGDGCYLSAASRITEKLTYPASGQCGAQYPVAANTRMVAGESLAMDVLKCRLKPLDFRDYPAAFTAEDRTRLRAAFPGGVCDYSRPGVGQRAPIGTWLSYGDERTGTTPPR, from the coding sequence GTGGTGGCGGTCCTGACCACGCCCGTCCTCCTGCTGGGGACCGCGACCGCGGTGGCCGCCACCGGCACCCCGCCCGGGCGGCAGCTGACGATCGAGACGGTGTCGAACCCGCGGCCCGCGCTCGTCAGCGGGGGACAGGTCCTGGTCAAGGTCGTGGCGCCGGCAGGGAAGGTCGCCGTCAGCGAAAACGGCCACGACGTCACTTCGGGTTTCCGGGCGCAGCCGGACGGCAGCCTGCTGGGCCTGGTGACCGGCCTGCGCGACGGCGTCAACACCCTGAGCGCCAGGACGAGCGGACCCGGCCCGGACCGGCGGGCGGACCTGCGCGTCACCAACCACCCGAGCACCGGGCCGGTCTTCTCCGGCGCGCAGCAGCAGCCGTTCTACTGCGAAACCCAGGCGTTCGGCCTGCCGACGGCCACCCAGCCGCTCTGCAGCGCGCCGACCCAGGTCAGCTACCAGTACCGGACCACCGCCGGGGCGTTCGCGCCGCTGGCGGACCCGGCGACTCGGCCCGCGGACCTCGCGACGGCGACGGTCGGCGGGCGCGCGGTGCCGTACGTGGTCCGCGTCGAGCGCGGCACGATCGACCGCGCCGTCTACGAGCTGGCCGCGCTCTACGACGGCGCACCCTCGCCCGTCGCGCCGGAGCCAGGCTGGAACGGGAAGCTGGTCTACACGTTCGGCGGCGGCTGCAACGCGGGCTACCACCAGGGCGCGTCGACGGGCGGGGTGGTGAACGACCTGTTCCTGGCCCAGGGGTACGCGGTCGCGTCGTCCACCCTGAACGTGCTCGACAACAACTGCAGCCCGATCATCTCGGCCGAAGCGGCGATGATGGTCAAGGAGCACTTCATCGAGACCTACGGCCCGGTCGCCCACACCATCGGCTGGGGCGGCTCGGGCGGAGCGATCCAGCAGTACGACATCGCCGAGAACTACCCCGGCATCGTGGACGGCATCATCCCCGGCGTCTCGTTCCCGGACCCGCTGACCGTGGGCGGCCCGGTGTCGGACTGCCGGTTGCTGAACCGGTACTTCGCCGGGCCGGGCGCGTCGTTCACCGCGGCGCAGAAGCAGGCCGTCGCGGGCTTCGCGAGCTACGACACCTGCGTCTCGTGGGACCAGACGTTCGCCAGCCGCGCCACCGCGACCGGCAGCTGCAACGCGGCCATCCCGGTCGCGGCCCGGTGGGACCCGGTCACCAACCCGGGCGGGGTGAAGTGCAACTCCAATGAGCAGCTGGTCAACCAGATCGGGCGGGACCCGAAGACCGGGTTCGTGCGCAGCCCGCTGGACACCACCGGCGTGCAGTACGGCTTGGCCGCGCTGAAGTCCGGCACGATCACGCCGGCACAGTTCGCCGACCTGAACGCGTCGATCGGCGGCCTCGACTACACCGGAAAGCCCGTGACGCAGCGAACGGCGGCCGATCCGAAGGCGCTCGCCGCGGCGTACGCCGACGGCATCGTGAACTCCGCGTCGCAGGGCCTGCGGGAGACGCCGATCATCGACCAGCGGACCGACCTCGACTTCGCCGGGTTCGGCAACGACATCCACACCACCGAGTGGTCGTACGTGCTGCGGCAACGGCTGCTGCGGGCCAACGGCACGGCAGCGAACCAGGTCATCATCGAAAACCACCCCACCGCGGCCGAAGCGGCGGCCGCCAGCGCGTACGAACTCGGCGCGATGGACCGCTGGCTGACCGCGATCGACGCGGACCGCTCGCACCGGAGCCGCCAGCAGAAGGTGCTGGCGAACCGGCCGGCCGACCTGGGCGACGGGTGTTACCTGTCCGCCGCGTCGCGGATCACCGAGAAGCTGACGTACCCGGCGAGCGGCCAGTGCGGTGCGCAGTACCCGGTGGCGGCCAACACCCGGATGGTGGCGGGGGAAAGCCTGGCCATGGACGTGCTGAAGTGCCGGCTGAAGCCGCTGGACTTCCGCGACTACCCGGCCGCCTTCACCGCCGAGGACCGGACGCGCCTGCGGGCGGCGTTCCCCGGCGGGGTGTGCGACTACAGCCGTCCGGGCGTCGGGCAGCGCGCCCCGATCGGGACCTGGCTCAGCTACGGCGACGAACGGACGGGCACCACCCCGCCGCGCTGA
- a CDS encoding diguanylate cyclase domain-containing protein: MPAPDAEVPEGPLAADERFAVLYRHCPAGVVLADPDGVIGAANPAFLRLAKAGSEDDLVGTRVSDLGAGDRDRSTLVRAILSGDDVQDQIEIRSRPDGARSVRLTVTTVPGDHGRYPILLFEDVHELRQLQETFHHQALHDPLTGLPNAAHFRSRLEALCAEDSPISLLYVDVDGFKVVNDGLGADVADLVLRGVAGTLRSVFAHHEAFIARLFGDGFAIAVSGDLDRKTVVELSEQAIREVAKPVYAAGIGIGVSASIGIATAGARSGDHENLMRSAQVALHRAKALGKAQWVVFDPESGEADRDRYRLAAAIAGAIELGEITVTYQPHVVLPDARIVTSLNAALVWNHPARGQLRSAEFFPLAEMTGMTVPLGRHLLAQALRTKAEWQMRFGDGAPMVCLTLPRRMAIDADLVGIVRAELAENGLEPRHLMLCVDVASLVDERGDLLESMSRLAHLGLVFVVTITGLPDLELIAAREVPAPAVMLTGPIVESVTAVDAPEWACRTVSQLVARADELGIKVGAYGVASQEQAELLHSLGVVVASGGYQPEYLSRTEAEVWAGRTFPMG, encoded by the coding sequence GTGCCGGCGCCGGATGCGGAGGTCCCCGAAGGTCCGCTGGCCGCCGACGAGCGGTTCGCCGTGCTCTACCGGCACTGCCCGGCCGGAGTCGTCCTCGCCGACCCCGACGGCGTCATCGGCGCGGCCAACCCGGCTTTCCTCCGGCTGGCCAAGGCCGGCAGCGAGGACGACCTCGTCGGTACGCGCGTGAGCGACCTGGGCGCGGGCGACCGTGACCGGTCCACGCTGGTGCGGGCCATCCTGTCCGGCGACGACGTGCAGGACCAGATCGAGATCCGGTCCCGGCCGGACGGTGCCCGGTCCGTCCGGCTGACCGTCACGACCGTGCCCGGCGACCACGGCCGGTACCCGATCCTCCTCTTCGAGGACGTCCACGAGCTGCGGCAGCTGCAGGAGACGTTCCACCACCAGGCGTTGCACGACCCGCTGACCGGGTTGCCGAACGCCGCCCACTTCCGGTCGCGGCTGGAAGCGCTGTGCGCCGAGGACAGCCCGATTTCCCTGCTGTACGTGGACGTCGACGGCTTCAAGGTCGTCAACGACGGCCTCGGCGCCGACGTCGCCGACCTCGTGCTCCGCGGCGTCGCGGGCACCCTGCGCTCGGTCTTCGCGCACCACGAAGCGTTCATCGCCCGGTTGTTCGGCGACGGCTTCGCGATCGCGGTGTCCGGCGACCTGGACCGGAAAACGGTCGTCGAGCTGTCCGAACAGGCCATCCGCGAAGTCGCCAAACCGGTGTACGCGGCGGGAATCGGCATCGGGGTGAGCGCCAGCATCGGCATCGCCACGGCCGGCGCCCGCAGCGGCGACCACGAGAACCTGATGCGCTCGGCCCAAGTCGCGCTGCACCGCGCGAAAGCGCTCGGCAAGGCGCAGTGGGTGGTGTTCGACCCGGAGTCCGGCGAAGCGGATCGCGACCGCTACCGGCTCGCGGCCGCCATCGCCGGGGCGATCGAGCTCGGCGAGATCACCGTGACCTACCAGCCGCACGTCGTGCTGCCGGACGCGCGGATCGTGACGTCCCTCAACGCCGCGCTGGTGTGGAACCACCCGGCGCGCGGGCAGTTGCGGTCGGCGGAGTTCTTCCCCCTCGCGGAAATGACCGGGATGACGGTGCCGCTGGGCAGGCACCTGCTGGCGCAGGCGTTGCGGACGAAGGCGGAGTGGCAGATGCGCTTCGGCGACGGAGCGCCGATGGTGTGCTTGACGCTGCCCCGGCGCATGGCGATCGACGCCGATCTGGTCGGCATCGTCCGCGCGGAACTGGCGGAGAACGGGCTGGAACCACGCCACCTGATGCTGTGCGTGGACGTGGCGTCCCTGGTGGACGAGCGCGGCGACCTGCTCGAGTCGATGAGCAGGCTGGCCCACCTCGGCCTCGTTTTCGTCGTCACCATCACGGGCCTGCCGGACCTGGAACTGATCGCGGCTCGCGAAGTTCCGGCGCCGGCGGTGATGCTGACCGGTCCGATCGTCGAGAGCGTCACGGCGGTCGACGCGCCGGAGTGGGCCTGCCGCACCGTGAGTCAGCTGGTCGCGCGGGCGGACGAGCTGGGTATCAAGGTCGGGGCGTACGGCGTGGCGTCGCAGGAGCAGGCGGAACTGCTCCACAGCTTGGGAGTCGTGGTCGCGTCAGGGGGTTACCAGCCCGAATACCTGAGCCGCACGGAGGCGGAAGTCTGGGCGGGCCGGACCTTCCCGATGGGGTGA